The Colletotrichum higginsianum IMI 349063 chromosome 2, whole genome shotgun sequence genome has a segment encoding these proteins:
- a CDS encoding SMP-30/Gluconolaconase/LRE-like region, translated as MANFQTWTAGEPYLNLHCGLGEGPYYEKAANVLRFVDIKKKQVHFVNLDRGPESLRTVQLDVPVGVTADIAGVDPADRILVGLKYGVAVLDVAKGQYEYVAKLHDTDNERLRANDGAVDPHGRFWLGSMTDFGLGDFQTEGALYRFDGKSAREEVLSDLLIPNSVGWSPDGRTMYFTHSTDRKVYAWDYDPTSGAVSNRRVFYAHDGAGEPDGFRVDADGNLWHAVYNEGRVLKISSAGELVGEVRVPTLAVTCVQFVGTALFITTAQLGEDDEATDEQRALGGALFRVDVGARGLDPFEFKL; from the exons ATGGCGAACTTCCAGACGTGGACGGCCGGGGAGCCCTACCTCAACCTGCACTGCGGGCTGGGCGAGGGCCCCTACTACGAGAAGGCGGCCAACGTCCTGCGCTTCGTCGacatcaagaagaagcaggtccacttcgtcaacctcgaccGGGGCCCGGAGTCGCTGCGGACGGTGCAGCTCGACGTCCCCGTCGGCGTGACGGCCGACATCGCGGGCGTCGACCCGGCGGACAGGATCCTGGTCGGCCTCAAGTacggcgtcgccgtgctcgacgtcgccaaggGCCAGTACGAGTACGTCGCCAAGCTGCACGACACCGACAACGAGCGGCTCAGGGccaacgacggcgccgtcgaccctCACGGCCGCTTCTGGCTTGGCAGCATGACGGATTTCGGATTGGGCGACTTCCAAACTGAAG GCGCCCTGTACCGCTTCGATGGCAAGTCAGCCAGGGAAGAGGTTCTCAGCGACCTCCTGATCCCCAACTCGGTCGGCTGGTCCCCGGACGGCAGGACCATGTACTTCACGCACTCGACGGACCGCAAGGTGTACGCGTGGGACTACGACCCCACCAGCGGCGCGGTCTCCAACCGGCGCGTCTTCTACGCgcacgacggcgccggcgagcccGACGGCttccgcgtcgacgccgacggcaacctCTGGCACGCCGTGTACAACGAGGGTCGCGTCCTCAAGATCTCGTccgccggcgagctcgtcggcgaggtcagGGTGCCGACTTTGGCCGTCACCTGCGTGCAGTTCGTCGGCACCGCCCTCTTCATCACGACGgcgcagctcggcgaggacgacgaggccaccGACGAGCAGAGGGCCCTCGGGGGCGCGCTGTtccgcgtcgacgtcggggCCAGGGGCCTGGACCCGTTTGAGTTTAAGCTCTGA
- a CDS encoding Duf858 domain protein yields MSAPGQTATPPPDAKISAADGRSYWQGIDADVNGMLGGFPYISKVDLQGSRNFLAKMGIGSKSGLRTVSRALEGGAGIGRITEGFLLDVAEQVDIVEPIAKFTAALQEKPGVGSVFNIGLEEWKPLEGTTYDLVWNQWCLGHLTDDQLVDYLRRCKAVVAPNDGVIVVKENLSTGGVDLFDDVDSSVTRVDEKFRALFEQAGLRLVKTELQRGFPKELFPVRMYALK; encoded by the exons ATGTCAGCTCCAGGACAGACAGCCACACCGCCGCCCGACGCCAAGATcagcgccgccgatggccgcTCCTACTGGCAGGGCATCGACGCGGACGTGAACGGCATGCTGGGCGGTTTCCCCTACATCAGCAAGGTCGACCTGCAGGGCTCGCGCAACTTTCTCGCCAAAATGGGCATTGGCTCGAAGAGCGGTCTGCGGACGGTGAGCCGCGCTCTGGAAGGCGGGGCCGG cATCGGTCGTATCACAGAGGGTTTCCTGCTCGATGTAGCTGAACaggtcgacatcgtcgagccCATTGCCAAGTTCACCGCTGCTCTTCAGGAGAAACCCGGCGTTGGGTCTGTTTTCAACATTGGTCTTGAGGAATGGAAACCCCTTGAGGGAACTACCTACGACCTTGTCTGGAACCAGTGGTGTCTGGGCCATCTCACTGACGACCAGCTCGTCGACTACCTGCGTCGTTGCAAGGCCGTCGTTGCCCCCAATGATggtgtcatcgtcgtcaaggaaAATCTGAGCacgggcggcgtcgatctGTTTGACGACGTTGACAGCAGTGTGACGAG GGTGGATGAGAAGTTCCGCGCCCTCTTTGAGCAAGCGGGTCTCCGCCTCGTCAAGACAGAGCTGCAGCGTGGCTTTCCCAAGGAACTGTTCCCGGTTCGCATGTACGCGCTCAAGTAG